One part of the Truepera radiovictrix DSM 17093 genome encodes these proteins:
- a CDS encoding TIGR02587 family membrane protein, with the protein MDTLSLARTRESSRTFAVELARAFGGALIFSLPMLMTMEMWWLGFYLERFRLALLVGLNVPLLVLLSRYIGFRDSSCLLDDLLDTFVALAVGFVTAGAFLLLFSVLERGMSWDEVVGKVAMQVVPASIGAMLAARQLGIQETEKGARDRGYGAELVYMVVGALFLAFNLAPTDEMVLISYQFTPWHALLLVLASLVIMHAFVYAVAFRGQEAVPEATPVGSLFLRFTVVGYAVALLVSLYVLWVFGRAEGMGVAQLLMAAVVLGFPAAVGAAAARLIL; encoded by the coding sequence ATGGACACGCTTTCGCTAGCGAGGACGCGCGAGAGCAGCCGCACCTTTGCGGTGGAGCTCGCCCGCGCCTTTGGGGGCGCCCTCATCTTTTCGCTGCCCATGCTCATGACCATGGAGATGTGGTGGCTCGGCTTCTACTTGGAGCGCTTCCGGCTCGCGCTGCTCGTGGGGCTCAACGTGCCGCTTTTGGTCCTGCTCTCTCGCTACATCGGCTTTCGGGATTCGTCGTGCCTACTAGACGACCTGCTCGACACCTTCGTGGCGCTCGCCGTCGGTTTCGTCACCGCGGGGGCGTTTTTGTTGCTCTTTTCGGTTTTGGAGCGCGGTATGTCGTGGGACGAGGTGGTCGGCAAGGTCGCTATGCAGGTCGTCCCGGCGAGCATCGGGGCGATGCTGGCGGCGCGGCAGCTCGGCATCCAGGAGACCGAGAAGGGGGCGCGCGACCGCGGGTACGGCGCCGAACTCGTCTACATGGTGGTCGGGGCGCTCTTTTTGGCCTTTAACCTCGCGCCGACCGACGAGATGGTGCTGATCTCCTACCAGTTCACCCCCTGGCACGCGCTTTTGCTCGTGCTCGCGTCGCTTGTGATCATGCACGCTTTCGTCTACGCGGTCGCGTTTCGGGGGCAGGAAGCGGTCCCCGAGGCGACCCCCGTGGGGAGCCTGTTCCTGCGTTTTACCGTGGTCGGCTACGCGGTGGCGCTGCTCGTGTCGCTCTACGTGCTGTGGGTTTTCGGGCGCGCCGAGGGGATGGGGGTCGCGCAGCTTTTGATGGCGGCGGTGGTGCTCGGCTTTCCGGCGGCGGTGGGCGCGGCGGCGGCGCGCCTCATCCTGTAA
- a CDS encoding VUT family protein yields MSRPLLPLTYLLITLTTQAICAALLWVARTSQGVAAAETLPLVVILFVGALFVSATYHLGQQLRGLGARAHLVTLGAAAATNLALAVAAPLPATFALAPLTAIVAGELYRAAFRLHAPMLASMTVYVVCTLLANFTFDSFLELPLYGQLSVGTLFFGVTFTQRDRVHRFGRVHAYQMILAAALLNLALSVYIGIPLRFLLAGFLAILIAEIADTEVYQRFIERRWIVRVATSNAVSIPLDSAVFTAIAFAGTFSVAMMAEIVFADILAKTAVGLLAAARLLRQETHALAPQRAP; encoded by the coding sequence GTGTCACGCCCCCTCCTTCCACTCACCTACCTGCTCATCACCCTCACCACCCAAGCCATCTGCGCCGCGCTCCTCTGGGTCGCCAGAACCAGCCAGGGCGTCGCCGCCGCCGAAACGCTGCCGCTCGTCGTCATCCTCTTCGTGGGGGCGCTTTTTGTCTCGGCGACCTATCACCTCGGGCAGCAGCTGAGGGGTCTCGGCGCGCGCGCGCACCTCGTCACGCTCGGGGCTGCAGCCGCGACCAACCTCGCGCTCGCCGTCGCCGCCCCCCTCCCCGCGACCTTCGCGCTCGCCCCCCTCACGGCCATCGTCGCCGGCGAGCTCTACCGCGCGGCGTTTCGCCTGCACGCCCCTATGCTCGCCTCGATGACGGTGTACGTGGTCTGCACCCTGCTCGCCAACTTCACCTTCGACTCGTTTTTGGAGCTCCCCCTGTACGGCCAACTCTCGGTCGGCACGCTCTTTTTCGGGGTGACCTTTACCCAGCGCGACCGCGTGCACCGCTTTGGGCGCGTGCACGCCTATCAGATGATCCTGGCAGCGGCGCTCCTAAACCTCGCGCTCTCGGTGTACATCGGGATCCCGCTGCGCTTTCTGCTCGCGGGGTTTCTCGCCATCTTGATCGCCGAGATCGCCGACACCGAGGTCTATCAGCGCTTTATCGAGCGCCGTTGGATCGTCCGCGTCGCGACCTCGAACGCGGTCTCCATCCCGCTCGACTCGGCGGTGTTTACCGCGATCGCCTTTGCGGGCACCTTTAGCGTTGCGATGATGGCGGAGATCGTGTTCGCCGACATTCTCGCCAAAACGGCCGTCGGGCTGCTCGCTGCCGCGCGCCTTTTGCGCCAGGAGACCCACGCCCTCGCGCC